A part of Eschrichtius robustus isolate mEscRob2 chromosome 20, mEscRob2.pri, whole genome shotgun sequence genomic DNA contains:
- the FAAP100 gene encoding Fanconi anemia core complex-associated protein 100 isoform X2, with protein MRSVSRDDEDDRDDQDSEDGQVDELPAPVIPVHPDTCVLPSATLHAFTVLDDVLITLAQGPTQWKVQVFERPCPGEDPRPGGQIGEVELSTCNPPAGSQGEPTAPRFLPVLCCASPPGSRAPHGHPWGSGGVTLEGPLFGLLFGSDASLLESPVILCGLPDGQLCCVVLKTLVTSRSAPGDPKALVKILHHLEEPVIFIGALRTELPSEDVEDAYCDCLVALGHHGRTLAIKASWDEAGHLVPELREYSLPGPVLCAARGRGGHVYHSTPSDLCVVDLAQESSPWDLTQRDRAPGGLPSLLCPASLSACSVVTLSVSSRAPEGGAELLALSAKGRLMTCSLDPHSETPHPTRVTSANAGQKIKELLSGIGTVSERVSSLKKAVDQRDKALTCLNEAMNVSCALLSSREGPRPISCTISTSWSRLQLQDMLTATCLLENSSGFSLDRGWALCIQVLRSSRALDLDSAVSAITYTIPVDQLGPGGQREVTLPLGPGEDGALDLPVTVSCALFYSLREVVGGALALTDPFKDPPSNECTPDVLPEQEGVCLPLSEHTVDMLQGLRFPGLAAPHTQALGPLSPARDPVHTFLGTCCGPVSQPAGPASLRAKYLPPSVATIRVSAELLRATLGDSHAGVSLCCATLQWLLAENAAADIVRAQALSSVQGVAPDGTDVHLIIREVAVTDLCPAGPIQAMEIQVESSSLANMCRAHHAIVGRLQRLVMEQAARGSSPPDLRLQYLHQIQANHETLLREVQTLRDRLCTEDEASSCTTAQRLLQVYRQLRSPSLLLL; from the exons ATGAG GTCTGTGAGCCGGGATGACGAGGATGACAGGGACGACCAGGACAGTGAGGATGGGCAGGTCGATGAGCTCCCTGCCCCTGTGATCCCCGTGCACCCAGACACCTGTGTGCTCCCCAGTGCCACACTGCATGCCTTCACCGTGCTCGATGACGTGCTCATCACCCTGGCACAGGGCCCCACCCAGTGGAAGGTGCAGGTGTTTGAGCGTCCATGTCCAGGGGAGGACCCTAGGCCCGGAGGCCAGATTGGAGAGGTGGAGTTGTCCACCTGCAACCCCCCAGCTGGGAGCCAGGGGGAGCCCACAGCCCCCCGCTTCCTCCCAGTGCTGTGCTGTGCGTCACCACCAGGCTCCAGGGCCCCACATGGCCACCCGTGGGGCTCTGGGGGCGTCACGCTGGAGGGGCCCCTCTTTGGGCTACTCTTTGGATCCGATGCCTCCCTCCTAGAGTCGCCCGTGATCCTCTGCGGTCTCCCCGATGGCCAGCTCTGCTGTGTGGTCCTCAAGACCCTGGTCACCTCCAGGTCTGCCCCTGGTGATCCGAAGGCCCTTGTTAAGATCCTCCATCACCTGGAGGAGCCTGTCATCTTCATTGGAGCCTTGAGGACAGAGCTGCCGTCCGAGGACGTGGAGGATGCATACTGTGACTGCCTGGTGGCACTCGGTCACCATGGCCGGACACTGGCCATCAAGGCCAGCTGGGACGAGGCAGGGCATCTGGTGCCAGAGCTGCGGGAGTACAGCCTCCCAGGGCCTGTGCTCTGTGCGGCCCGCGGCAGGGGCGGCCATGTGTACCACAGCACCCCCTCGGACCTCTGTGTAGTGGACCTGGCTCAGGAGAGCTCCCCCTGGGACCTCACGCAGCGTGACAGGGCCCCAGGAGGCCTGCCCTCTTTGCTGTGTCCAGCCAGCTTGAGTGCCTGCAGCGTCGTCACCCTCTCTGTGTCATCTAGGGCGCCTGAAG GGGGTGCTGAGCTCCTGGCCCTGTCTGCCAAAGGCCGGCTGATGACCTGCAGCCTGGACCCGCACTCTGAGACGCCTCACCCCACCAGAGTGACCTCGGCGAATGCTGGCCAAAAAATTAAGGAGTTGCTGTCTGGAATTGGCACTGTCTCTGAGAG AGTGTCTTCTCTGAAGAAGGCGGTTGACCAGCGGGACAAGGCCTTGACCTGCCTCAACGAAGCCATGAACGTGAGCTGCGCCCTGCTGTCGAGCCGGGAGGGTCCTAGGCCCATCTCCTGCACCATCAGCACCTCCTGGAGCCGCCTGCAGCTGCAGGACATGCTGACAGCTACGTGCCTGCTGGAGAACAGCAGTGGCTTCAGCCTGGACCGGGGCTGGGCCCTGTGCATCCAGGTGCTCCGCAGCTCCCGGGCCTTAGACCTGGACTCGGCTGTCTCAGCCATCACCTACACCATCCCCGTGGACCAGCTCGGCCCTGGCGGTCAGCGTGAGGTGACGCTGCCTCTGGGCCCGGGAGAGGACGGTGCACTTGACCTGCCCGTGACCGTGTCCTGCGCGCTGTTCTACAGCCTCAGGGAGGTCGTGGGTGGGGCCCTTGCCCTCACGGACCCTTTCAAGGACCCCCCTTCGAATGAATGCACCCCTGACGTCCTGCCTGAGCAGGAGGGCGTGTGCCTGCCCCTGAGCGAGCACACAGTGGACATGCTGCAGGGCCTGCGCTTCCCCGGCCTGGCTGCACCCCACACGCAGGCCCTGGGCCCACTCAGCCCTGCCAGAGACCCCGTCCACACCTTCCTGGGAACTTGCTGCGGGCCAGTCAGCCAGCCGGCAGGACCAGCGTCCCTGCGGGCCAAGTACCTGCCCCCGTCAGTGGCCACCATCAGGGTGTCGGCAGAGCTGCTCAGGGCCACCTTAGGGGACAGTCACGCAG GCGTGTCCCTGTGTTGTGCCACCCTGCAGTGGCTCCTTGCCGAGAATGCCGCCGCAGACATCGTGAGGGCCCAAGCACTGTCCTCTGTCCAGGGAGTGGCCCCAGATGGCACTGATGTCCACCTCATCATCCGCGAG GTGGCCGTGACCGACCTGTGCCCAGCAGGGCCCATCCAGGCCATGGAGATCCAGGTGGAGAGCTCCTCTCTGGCCAACATGTGCAGGGCACACCACGCCATCGTCGGGCGTTTGCAG AGGCTGGTCATGGAGCAGGCTGCCCGGGGCTCCAGCCCGCCTGACCTCCGCCTGCAGTATCTCCACCAGATCCAGGCCAACCATGAG ACTCTGCTGCGGGAGGTGCAGACCCTGCGGGACCGGCTGTGCACGGAGGACGAAGCCAGCTCCTGCACCACCGCCCAGAGGCTCCTGCAGGTGTACAGGCAGCTCCGCAgccccagcctcctcctgctGTGA
- the FAAP100 gene encoding Fanconi anemia core complex-associated protein 100 isoform X1: MAGLAPRVEYLAGFCCPLGGLAAGKPRVLCHGAEVFLSTGSELVYVYDREGRLLIAVYKFPGQVWHLELLALRRALYVLCAPSGIYCLSLDQASRSVSRDDEDDRDDQDSEDGQVDELPAPVIPVHPDTCVLPSATLHAFTVLDDVLITLAQGPTQWKVQVFERPCPGEDPRPGGQIGEVELSTCNPPAGSQGEPTAPRFLPVLCCASPPGSRAPHGHPWGSGGVTLEGPLFGLLFGSDASLLESPVILCGLPDGQLCCVVLKTLVTSRSAPGDPKALVKILHHLEEPVIFIGALRTELPSEDVEDAYCDCLVALGHHGRTLAIKASWDEAGHLVPELREYSLPGPVLCAARGRGGHVYHSTPSDLCVVDLAQESSPWDLTQRDRAPGGLPSLLCPASLSACSVVTLSVSSRAPEGGAELLALSAKGRLMTCSLDPHSETPHPTRVTSANAGQKIKELLSGIGTVSERVSSLKKAVDQRDKALTCLNEAMNVSCALLSSREGPRPISCTISTSWSRLQLQDMLTATCLLENSSGFSLDRGWALCIQVLRSSRALDLDSAVSAITYTIPVDQLGPGGQREVTLPLGPGEDGALDLPVTVSCALFYSLREVVGGALALTDPFKDPPSNECTPDVLPEQEGVCLPLSEHTVDMLQGLRFPGLAAPHTQALGPLSPARDPVHTFLGTCCGPVSQPAGPASLRAKYLPPSVATIRVSAELLRATLGDSHAGVSLCCATLQWLLAENAAADIVRAQALSSVQGVAPDGTDVHLIIREVAVTDLCPAGPIQAMEIQVESSSLANMCRAHHAIVGRLQRLVMEQAARGSSPPDLRLQYLHQIQANHETLLREVQTLRDRLCTEDEASSCTTAQRLLQVYRQLRSPSLLLL, from the exons ATGGCTGGCCTCGCGCCGCGGGTCGAATACCTGGCGGGCTTCTGCTGCCCGCTCGGGGGCCTGGCGGCGGGCAAGCCTCGCGTGCTGTGCCACGGGGCGGAGGTCTTCCTGTCCACCGGGAGCGAGCTGGTCTATGTCTACGACCGGGAGGGGCGGCTGCTGATC GCCGTGTACAAGTTTCCCGGTCAGGTGTGGCACCTGGAGCTCCTGGCCCTTCGCAGGGCGCTCTACGTCCTGTGCGCTCCGAGCGGCATCTATTGCTTGTCTTTGGACCAGGCGAGCAG GTCTGTGAGCCGGGATGACGAGGATGACAGGGACGACCAGGACAGTGAGGATGGGCAGGTCGATGAGCTCCCTGCCCCTGTGATCCCCGTGCACCCAGACACCTGTGTGCTCCCCAGTGCCACACTGCATGCCTTCACCGTGCTCGATGACGTGCTCATCACCCTGGCACAGGGCCCCACCCAGTGGAAGGTGCAGGTGTTTGAGCGTCCATGTCCAGGGGAGGACCCTAGGCCCGGAGGCCAGATTGGAGAGGTGGAGTTGTCCACCTGCAACCCCCCAGCTGGGAGCCAGGGGGAGCCCACAGCCCCCCGCTTCCTCCCAGTGCTGTGCTGTGCGTCACCACCAGGCTCCAGGGCCCCACATGGCCACCCGTGGGGCTCTGGGGGCGTCACGCTGGAGGGGCCCCTCTTTGGGCTACTCTTTGGATCCGATGCCTCCCTCCTAGAGTCGCCCGTGATCCTCTGCGGTCTCCCCGATGGCCAGCTCTGCTGTGTGGTCCTCAAGACCCTGGTCACCTCCAGGTCTGCCCCTGGTGATCCGAAGGCCCTTGTTAAGATCCTCCATCACCTGGAGGAGCCTGTCATCTTCATTGGAGCCTTGAGGACAGAGCTGCCGTCCGAGGACGTGGAGGATGCATACTGTGACTGCCTGGTGGCACTCGGTCACCATGGCCGGACACTGGCCATCAAGGCCAGCTGGGACGAGGCAGGGCATCTGGTGCCAGAGCTGCGGGAGTACAGCCTCCCAGGGCCTGTGCTCTGTGCGGCCCGCGGCAGGGGCGGCCATGTGTACCACAGCACCCCCTCGGACCTCTGTGTAGTGGACCTGGCTCAGGAGAGCTCCCCCTGGGACCTCACGCAGCGTGACAGGGCCCCAGGAGGCCTGCCCTCTTTGCTGTGTCCAGCCAGCTTGAGTGCCTGCAGCGTCGTCACCCTCTCTGTGTCATCTAGGGCGCCTGAAG GGGGTGCTGAGCTCCTGGCCCTGTCTGCCAAAGGCCGGCTGATGACCTGCAGCCTGGACCCGCACTCTGAGACGCCTCACCCCACCAGAGTGACCTCGGCGAATGCTGGCCAAAAAATTAAGGAGTTGCTGTCTGGAATTGGCACTGTCTCTGAGAG AGTGTCTTCTCTGAAGAAGGCGGTTGACCAGCGGGACAAGGCCTTGACCTGCCTCAACGAAGCCATGAACGTGAGCTGCGCCCTGCTGTCGAGCCGGGAGGGTCCTAGGCCCATCTCCTGCACCATCAGCACCTCCTGGAGCCGCCTGCAGCTGCAGGACATGCTGACAGCTACGTGCCTGCTGGAGAACAGCAGTGGCTTCAGCCTGGACCGGGGCTGGGCCCTGTGCATCCAGGTGCTCCGCAGCTCCCGGGCCTTAGACCTGGACTCGGCTGTCTCAGCCATCACCTACACCATCCCCGTGGACCAGCTCGGCCCTGGCGGTCAGCGTGAGGTGACGCTGCCTCTGGGCCCGGGAGAGGACGGTGCACTTGACCTGCCCGTGACCGTGTCCTGCGCGCTGTTCTACAGCCTCAGGGAGGTCGTGGGTGGGGCCCTTGCCCTCACGGACCCTTTCAAGGACCCCCCTTCGAATGAATGCACCCCTGACGTCCTGCCTGAGCAGGAGGGCGTGTGCCTGCCCCTGAGCGAGCACACAGTGGACATGCTGCAGGGCCTGCGCTTCCCCGGCCTGGCTGCACCCCACACGCAGGCCCTGGGCCCACTCAGCCCTGCCAGAGACCCCGTCCACACCTTCCTGGGAACTTGCTGCGGGCCAGTCAGCCAGCCGGCAGGACCAGCGTCCCTGCGGGCCAAGTACCTGCCCCCGTCAGTGGCCACCATCAGGGTGTCGGCAGAGCTGCTCAGGGCCACCTTAGGGGACAGTCACGCAG GCGTGTCCCTGTGTTGTGCCACCCTGCAGTGGCTCCTTGCCGAGAATGCCGCCGCAGACATCGTGAGGGCCCAAGCACTGTCCTCTGTCCAGGGAGTGGCCCCAGATGGCACTGATGTCCACCTCATCATCCGCGAG GTGGCCGTGACCGACCTGTGCCCAGCAGGGCCCATCCAGGCCATGGAGATCCAGGTGGAGAGCTCCTCTCTGGCCAACATGTGCAGGGCACACCACGCCATCGTCGGGCGTTTGCAG AGGCTGGTCATGGAGCAGGCTGCCCGGGGCTCCAGCCCGCCTGACCTCCGCCTGCAGTATCTCCACCAGATCCAGGCCAACCATGAG ACTCTGCTGCGGGAGGTGCAGACCCTGCGGGACCGGCTGTGCACGGAGGACGAAGCCAGCTCCTGCACCACCGCCCAGAGGCTCCTGCAGGTGTACAGGCAGCTCCGCAgccccagcctcctcctgctGTGA